In Xenorhabdus nematophila ATCC 19061, one DNA window encodes the following:
- a CDS encoding TIGR03757 family integrating conjugative element protein, translating to MKKPGLLLLMGWMVSLSTGAKTVIYTDRQHPPVNLASGSQVVWLDAPEQFQQQYFAQLSADPRQAMKQAQTRLQSPQWREQEQQLINVYRAVVHARQAGVRKYPAVVFDDRDVVYGTADVAKATALREPHQP from the coding sequence ATGAAAAAACCGGGTTTACTGCTCCTGATGGGATGGATGGTGTCACTGTCCACCGGGGCCAAAACGGTGATCTATACCGACCGTCAGCACCCGCCGGTAAATCTGGCGTCGGGCAGCCAGGTTGTCTGGCTGGATGCACCTGAACAATTTCAGCAGCAATACTTTGCTCAACTTTCCGCAGATCCACGACAGGCGATGAAACAGGCACAAACAAGGCTGCAATCACCTCAGTGGCGTGAGCAGGAACAGCAACTTATCAACGTTTATCGTGCTGTTGTCCATGCCCGGCAAGCCGGTGTGCGCAAATACCCGGCGGTGGTGTTTGATGATCGTGATGTGGTGTATGGCACGGCCGATGTTGCCAAAGCAACGGCGCTCAGGGAGCCGCATCAGCCATGA
- a CDS encoding type VI secretion system tip protein VgrG yields the protein MSIKKHLTKLQQGQSLLEKGKQATGLAKQAAGLPGGAGTAGLTDKSGLMKPGGFAGPLSGGQSLVQQATAGHSGAARALQQAGVGGDSAPGGLRFTLTAGSLPPQTFVVTDFTLNEGFSRLFTLNVGLASADPAIDFPSVLDRSATLTITQDGKEQRSLSGCVARFEQGNTGLHQTTYQMTICPDLWRTSLRQNSRIFQQQDIVTILTTLLKEHGIRDVVFSLRQPHPAREFCVQYQESDFDFLQRLTAEEGIFYFFECGNGRNTLVFADDAGSVPPGIMLPYQPGDISTTGEPSVTSFTSSAQVRPARVELKDYTFKNPAWPAEFREQMKDEQLQEQYYEHYDYPGRFKDEAHGKAFTRYRLEALRNDAITGQGHGHAIAIQPGKLFILTNHPRDDLNQPWQVVSASHTGNQPGALETATGDSGTTLHSQFSFIRHNQHWRPTPLPKPGIDGPQIAKVVGPAGEEIFCDQYGRIRLQFPWDRYGKSDDQSSCWIRVTQPWAGQGWGMLAIPRIGQEVVVDFLHGDPDQPIVTGRTYHASNIPPGGLPGSKTQMAFRSKTHKGEGYNELLFEDAKGSERLALHAQKDMHTTVKNDQSLVVEAGNRSLLIQTGDENKTVEQGNLTENVCQKRSTEANVVQVKTMAGKAGAGTQLYEAEDDITLKVGSGTLQMTKTNIKISFGGASIELNDSGVTVLGGQININK from the coding sequence ATGTCAATAAAGAAACACCTGACGAAGTTACAGCAGGGACAATCCCTGCTGGAAAAAGGAAAGCAGGCAACAGGTCTGGCGAAACAGGCAGCAGGCCTGCCGGGTGGTGCCGGTACCGCTGGCCTGACGGATAAAAGTGGCCTGATGAAACCCGGCGGTTTTGCCGGCCCGCTCAGCGGCGGTCAGAGTCTGGTGCAGCAAGCGACGGCCGGACACAGCGGCGCAGCCAGGGCGCTGCAACAGGCGGGGGTCGGTGGAGACTCAGCACCGGGCGGCCTGCGATTTACCCTGACGGCAGGCAGCCTGCCGCCACAGACGTTCGTTGTCACCGATTTTACGCTGAACGAAGGGTTCTCCCGGCTCTTTACCCTCAACGTGGGGCTGGCAAGCGCTGATCCGGCAATTGACTTCCCGTCTGTCCTCGATCGCAGTGCGACGCTCACCATTACGCAGGACGGCAAAGAACAGCGCAGTCTCAGTGGCTGCGTCGCCCGCTTTGAACAGGGCAACACCGGGCTGCACCAGACCACCTACCAGATGACGATTTGCCCGGATTTATGGCGCACTTCCCTGCGGCAGAACTCACGCATCTTCCAGCAGCAGGATATCGTGACCATTCTCACCACCCTGCTTAAAGAGCACGGCATTCGTGATGTGGTCTTCAGCCTGCGCCAGCCGCACCCGGCACGGGAATTCTGTGTCCAGTATCAGGAAAGCGACTTTGACTTCCTGCAACGGCTGACGGCGGAAGAAGGCATCTTCTACTTCTTTGAATGCGGCAACGGGCGCAACACGCTGGTGTTCGCCGACGACGCCGGTTCAGTGCCGCCGGGCATTATGCTGCCTTATCAGCCGGGTGACATCAGTACCACCGGCGAGCCGTCGGTGACCAGCTTCACCAGCAGTGCGCAGGTACGCCCGGCCAGGGTTGAGCTGAAGGACTACACCTTCAAAAATCCGGCCTGGCCGGCCGAATTTCGTGAACAGATGAAGGACGAACAGCTACAGGAGCAGTATTACGAGCACTATGACTACCCCGGCCGGTTCAAGGACGAAGCCCATGGCAAAGCTTTCACCCGTTACCGGCTGGAAGCGTTGCGTAACGATGCGATCACCGGACAAGGGCACGGTCACGCGATTGCCATCCAGCCGGGGAAACTGTTCATTCTGACCAACCACCCGCGTGACGACCTGAATCAGCCGTGGCAGGTGGTGAGCGCGAGTCACACTGGCAACCAGCCGGGCGCCCTGGAAACGGCCACCGGTGACAGCGGCACCACGTTGCACAGCCAGTTCAGCTTCATCCGCCATAACCAGCACTGGCGGCCGACGCCGCTGCCGAAACCGGGTATTGACGGCCCACAGATTGCCAAAGTGGTGGGCCCGGCCGGGGAAGAAATCTTCTGTGACCAGTACGGGCGTATCCGCCTCCAGTTCCCGTGGGATCGCTACGGCAAATCTGATGACCAGAGTTCCTGCTGGATCCGGGTGACCCAGCCGTGGGCGGGACAGGGCTGGGGCATGCTCGCTATCCCACGTATCGGTCAGGAAGTGGTGGTGGATTTTCTGCATGGCGACCCGGATCAACCTATTGTCACCGGCAGAACCTACCATGCGAGTAACATCCCGCCGGGCGGGCTGCCGGGCAGCAAAACCCAGATGGCCTTCCGCTCAAAAACCCACAAAGGCGAGGGATATAACGAGCTGCTGTTTGAGGATGCCAAAGGCAGTGAACGGCTTGCTCTGCATGCACAGAAGGATATGCACACCACGGTAAAAAATGACCAGAGTCTGGTCGTGGAGGCTGGTAACCGCAGCCTGCTCATCCAGACGGGAGATGAGAACAAGACCGTAGAACAGGGCAACCTGACAGAAAATGTCTGCCAAAAACGCAGTACGGAAGCCAATGTGGTGCAGGTGAAAACGATGGCGGGTAAAGCCGGCGCGGGGACACAGTTGTATGAAGCGGAAGACGATATCACGTTGAAAGTGGGCAGCGGCACCCTCCAAATGACGAAAACAAACATCAAAATTTCCTTTGGGGGCGCCAGTATTGAGCTAAACGACAGCGGGGTCACCGTATTAGGTGGTCAGATTAACATCAACAAATAA
- a CDS encoding integrating conjugative element protein — protein MIRKPGLLMVGGLALVTAQVQASERSVSLPAVSHSALGYGAQSSGAVSDTLFYTLGGGSVISEPASRGGSTRLAGLELGWSSDLMCGNFDLKTTVSNQLNGITAGMKNLMSEVIQGATGAVASLPAMIIQRANPGLYDMLTNGVLQANVAFDKAQFNCQNMARRMVDFAQNNKWTQSAAMQEYKTQVNSGDADAVRVNNAGTRATGTGGHPWIGGRKQGGKGQSAIRPTRDLASAGFNMMNHQPVLSTAAIRHQDCSGSSCTKFSSAREAAEAVVNVLGDRAIRTCANAAECISGGEAHQPGTTVAGTGFAPMLEAQTQANMEQLVKLVNGTEKPTAANLARLKTGSLTVTRGVIQALQRDPDNAALTARLAGELAMAETTETALLMRRMLITGMSEPNAAAQAEALNEGERRIAALDREINALKNEMTLKRELARNAILTIIERENHRIEAHPQKHVTESSDKRFYQLENPANRTTGR, from the coding sequence ATGATAAGAAAACCGGGACTGCTGATGGTGGGCGGGCTGGCACTCGTTACCGCTCAGGTTCAGGCATCAGAACGGTCGGTTTCCTTACCGGCCGTCAGTCACAGTGCACTGGGCTATGGTGCACAGAGCAGCGGGGCAGTCTCCGATACGCTGTTCTATACCCTCGGTGGCGGCTCGGTGATTTCTGAGCCGGCCAGCCGTGGAGGTTCAACCAGGCTGGCCGGGCTGGAGCTGGGCTGGAGTTCGGATTTGATGTGCGGCAATTTTGACCTGAAAACCACGGTCAGTAATCAGCTCAACGGTATCACGGCGGGCATGAAAAACCTGATGAGTGAAGTCATTCAGGGCGCCACCGGGGCGGTCGCCAGTCTCCCCGCCATGATAATCCAGCGGGCCAATCCGGGGCTGTATGACATGCTGACCAACGGGGTATTGCAGGCCAATGTGGCGTTCGACAAGGCCCAGTTCAATTGCCAGAACATGGCCAGACGGATGGTGGATTTTGCGCAAAACAACAAATGGACGCAGTCTGCGGCGATGCAGGAATACAAGACACAGGTTAACAGCGGGGATGCTGACGCGGTGAGGGTCAATAATGCCGGCACCAGAGCCACCGGGACAGGCGGGCATCCGTGGATTGGCGGCCGGAAGCAGGGCGGAAAAGGGCAGAGCGCCATTCGTCCGACCCGTGATTTAGCCAGTGCCGGGTTTAATATGATGAACCATCAGCCGGTACTGAGCACCGCCGCCATCCGGCATCAGGATTGCAGCGGCAGCAGCTGCACCAAATTCAGCAGTGCGCGTGAGGCGGCAGAAGCGGTCGTCAACGTGCTGGGTGACCGTGCAATCCGTACTTGTGCCAACGCGGCGGAGTGCATCAGCGGCGGGGAGGCGCACCAGCCGGGCACCACCGTTGCCGGCACGGGCTTTGCACCGATGCTGGAAGCACAGACTCAGGCCAATATGGAACAGCTGGTGAAGCTGGTTAACGGGACGGAAAAACCGACGGCGGCGAACCTGGCCAGACTGAAAACCGGCAGCCTGACGGTCACCCGGGGCGTGATCCAGGCATTGCAACGTGATCCGGACAATGCCGCGCTGACGGCACGTCTGGCGGGTGAACTGGCGATGGCAGAGACCACGGAGACGGCATTGCTGATGCGGCGGATGCTGATTACCGGCATGTCCGAACCCAATGCCGCCGCGCAGGCCGAAGCCCTCAATGAGGGCGAACGGCGGATTGCGGCGCTGGACAGGGAAATCAATGCCCTGAAAAATGAAATGACATTGAAACGCGAACTGGCGCGCAACGCCATCCTGACCATTATCGAGCGGGAAAACCACCGGATTGAAGCGCATCCGCAGAAACACGTGACGGAAAGCAGTGATAAGCGTTTCTATCAACTGGAAAATCCGGCAAACCGGACGACGGGAAGGTAA